In the genome of Drosophila subpulchrella strain 33 F10 #4 breed RU33 chromosome 2L, RU_Dsub_v1.1 Primary Assembly, whole genome shotgun sequence, one region contains:
- the LOC119546602 gene encoding multidrug resistance-associated protein 7 has translation MSSIDWGDFAWNWTQFCPTGLRPFANETNDLLPCFQKILLQLPIYTIFAAISAYNFGNQSRPVIRNGLQLRMLWLRAFLAIVLALLPVAKVFAFHQQGVELFAVDLLVVSAECIMWVVHSGFLLTARQYGELSHRGSLLINVVWLTVVVLDAVWLRTSRHFDWWPWSLATLLCDLLFGATLIPKGSAVYTSLPRGRSSGREDEALLAQRYTYFHFDLNEGHLGHAQDEANWGSRFLFHWVQPLIAKGVAGKLRKIEDLFDLPDALNITRLSERLHLALSQSQSLWRALHRCFGVEFYLIGILRLIADLSGFAGPLLLGGLLSQDHTDPYQVYYYALGLFGSTLLSAVCATHFDWRMAMVSMKMRVGVINSIYRKALEARGLKESKPDMLNLMSTDTDRIVNSCISFHFFWSIPFKLFTTLYLLYLQLGAAFLAGVAFAALLIPINRWLAKRIGIYSSGLMTAKDARLSATTETMQGAKQVKINAWEDIFITKIRGLRQEELRFLSKRKYLDAMCVYFWATTPVLMCLLTFGVSVLMGNQLIASTTYTSVALLYMLIGPLNAFPWVLNGLIEAWVSIKRVQQLMDVPNLDYSSYYNPIMRGSGGSGAAEDAPLDAPKASVLQMKCASFCHESEENTSPSAFRLKDINVDIKAGQLVCIEGPVGGGKSSFLSAIVANLQCTDGEVCVQELTTGFGYVPQSPWLQRGTIRDNIVWGAQFDEQWYKTVLHACALEEDLQILGGDLIGVGENGRTLSGGQRARVALARAVYQDKKVYLLDDVLSSLDAHVSRHIIKHCILRLLKHKTRIVVTRSIQLFFHANQILQVKDGQLLPSEYMTQSIDLSLDEEADDERVEAVRRRSVELSNQDDKKSVDSLLLEESREYGHLSGDVFTCYWKAVTSPLAFTVLLSVLLMQFTRNLSDAWLAYWVTETTLDPHSNDTSLDHELVGAALGNDTGSGHTTRFYLSIFTAIAVSNSLVTLARAFLFAYAGIKAAIFMHEKLLKKVMFAKFNFFDITSVGRILNRFSSDTNTVDDSLPFILNILLAQLAGLVGALCVSLYAMPWLGLVIIPMVPIYLNLQQRYRHASRDIKRLSSNAMSPLYTHFTETLQGLTTIRSMRASPRFQRDFQVKLEESIKAQLTQSAAQQWLALRLQLLGTLLVGGAGLLAAITASHTTNPGLVGLCISYALSITGQLGDLLHAVAETEQELVAVERIDQYLQLEEEQNASGSAEPPFGWPTQGVLSFREVQLSYREHLAPALRGVTFQTEAFERIGLVGRTGAGKTSVLAALLRVAPLSQGEIRLDQVNLKTLALNVLRERIGVITQEPFLFEGTVRENLDPRHGFHDSEIWHAIKNSAAATLLVQQLGGLDGKVESCGNNLSAGQRQLLCLARALLKNAKVVAIDEGTSNLDDESDLSIQQALRNAFKSCTLLFIAHRLRGLNAMDRIIVLDDGRICEEGKPQELASNSATIFHGMLLAQDINPEDFVRPH, from the exons ATGTCGTCTATTGATTGGGGCGACTTTGCCTGGAACTGGACGCAGTTCTGTCCCACGGGACTCAGGCCCTTCGCCAACGAGACCAACGATCTGCTGCCCTGCTTCCAGAAGATCCTGCTCCAGCTGCCCATCTACACTATCTTCGCCGCCATATCCGCCTACAATTTCGGCAATCAATCGCGTCCCGTCATCCGGAATGGATTGCAGCTGCGGATGTTGTGGCTCCGTGCCTTCTTGGCCATTGTTCTGGCCCTGCTGCCCGTGGCCAAGGTGTTTGCCTTCCACCAACAGGGCGTTGAACTGTTCGCGGTCGATCTGCTGGTGGTTAGTGCCGAGTGCATTATGTGGGTGGTTCACAGCG GTTTCCTATTGACAGCCCGTCAATATGGAGAGCTTAGTCACCGGGGATCGCTGCTAATCAATGTGGTCTGGCTCACAGTGGTGGTGCTGGATGCGGTGTGGCTGCGAACAAGTCGGCACTTCGACTGGTGGCCCTGGAGCCTGGCCACGTTGCTGTGTGACCTCCTGTTTGGAGCCACCTTGATACCCAAAGGAAGTGCTGTTTACACCAGCTTGCCCAGAGGTAGATCCTCGGGCAGAGAGGATGAGGCTCTGCTAGCCCAGAGATATACCTACTTCCACTTTGATCTGAATGAGGGCCACTTGGGTCATGCCCAGGATGAAGCCAACTGGGGATCGCGCTTCCTCTTCCATTGGGTTCAGCCCCTAATCGCAAAAGGAGTGGCTGGCAAGCTAAGGAAGATTGAGGATCTGTTTGATCTGCCCGATGCCCTGAATATCACGCGACTGAGTGAGAGGTTGCATCTAGCTCTGTCGCAATCCCAGAGTTTGTGGAGAGCCCTGCACAGATGCTTCGGCGTGGAGTTTTATCTCATAGGAATCCTAAGATTGATCGCCGATTTGAGTGGCTTTGCAGGTCCCCTACTGCTCGGAGGACTTCTTAGCCAGGATCACACGGACCCCTATCAGGTGTATTACTATGCCCTGGGTCTATTTGGCAGCACATTGCTGTCGGCTGTGTGTGCCACCCACTTTGACTGGCGCATGGCCATGGTTTCCATGAAAATGCGAGTGGGAGTCATCAACTCCATATACAGAAAAGCACTGGAGGCTAGGGGTTTGAAGGAATCCAAACCAGACATGCTAAATCTCATGTCAACGGATACGGATAGGATTGTGAACTCTTGCATTAGTTTCCACTTCTTCTGGAGCATTCCCTTCAAGCTGTTTACCACTTTGTACCTGCTGTATCTTCAACTGGGCGCAGCTTTTCTTGCGGGAGTAGCATTTGCCGCTCTGCTGATTCCAATTAACAGATGGCTGGCCAAACGAATTGGCATATATTCAAGTGGTTTGATGACCGCCAAAGATGCCAGGCTGTCTGCCACCACGGAAACAATGCAGGGAGCCAAGCAGGTCAAAATCAATGCTTGGGAGGATATATTCATCACCAAGATTCGCGGGCTTCGCCAGGAGGAGCTGCGATTCTTGTCGAAGAGGAAGTATCTGGATGCCATGTGCGTCTACTTCTGGGCCACCACTCCCGTGCTAATGTGCCTGCTCACCTTTGGAGTATCCGTGTTAATGGGAAATCAGCTGATAGCTTCAACTACCTACACCAGCGTGGCCTTGCTTTACATGCTTATTGGACCACTGAATGCCTTTCCATGGGTGCTCAATGGTTTAATTGAAGCCTGGGTTTCCATTAAAAGAGTCCAGCAACTGATGGATGTGCCCAATTTGGATTACTCCTCATACTACAATCCTATAATGAGAGGAAgcggaggatctggagcgGCAGAAGATGCTCCTTTGGACGCCCCAAAGGCCAGTGTGCTGCAAATGAAATGCGCTAGTTTCTGTCACGAAAGCGAGGAGAACACATCCCCGTCTGCGTTCCGTTTGAAGGACATAAATGTGGATATCAAGGCGGGCCAGCTCGTGTGCATCGAAGGACCTGTGGGAGGTGGCAAGAGCAGCTTTCTATCTGCTATAGTGGCCAATCTGCAGTGCACCGATGGCGAGGTGTGCGTCCAGGAATTGACCACTGGATTTGGCTACGTACCCCAGTCACCGTGGCTCCAAAGAGGCACCATAAGGGATAACATCGTATGGGGCGCCCAGTTTGATGAGCAGTGGtataaaactgttttgcaTGCATGTGCCTTGGAGGAGGATCTGCAAATCCTTGGAGGTGATCTCATTGGCGTGGGTGAGAACGGAAGAACCCTTTCTGGTGGACAAAGGGCGAGAGTGGCACTAGCTAGGGCTGTTTATCAGGACAAGAAAG TCTACCTTCTGGACGATGTGCTCTCCTCCTTGGACGCCCATGTATCTAGACATATTATCAAGCACTGCATTCTGCGACTGCTTAAGCACAAAACACGCATTGTGGTCACACGAAGCATTCAGTTATTCTTCCACGCCAATCAGATTCTCCAAGTGAAGGATGGTCAACTTCTTCCCAGTGAATACATGACTCAGAGCATTGATTTAAGTCTGGATGAAGAAGCTGATGATGAGCGGGTGGAAGCAGTCAGGCGCCGTTCAGTGGAGTTGTCTAACCAGGATGACAAGAAGAGTGTGGACAGTCTGCTTCTGGAGGAGTCTAGAGAGTACGGACATCTTTCAGGGGACGTTTTTACCTGCTATTGGAAGGCTGTAACTTCTCCGCTGGCCTTTACCGTCTTGCTTTCTGTATTACTGATGCAATTTACAAGGAATCTAAGTGATGCTTGGCTAGCATATTGGGTCACTGAAACTACATTGGATCCTCATTCAAATGACACTTCTTTGGATCATGAGCTGGTGGGAGCTGCGTTAGGAAATGACACTGGATCGGGTCACACGACAAGATTCTATTTGAGCATCTTCACCGCCATCGCTGTGAGCAATTCCTTGGTGACTCTGGCCAGAGCGTTTCTCTTTGCCTACGCTGGAATAAAGGCGGCCATATTTATGCACGAAAAGCTCCTGAAGAAAGTGATGTTT GCCAAATTCAATTTCTTTGACATCACCTCTGTGGGTCGCATTCTGAACCGCTTTTCATCCGATACCAACACAGTGGACGACTCCCTGCCCTTCATCTTAAATATTCTACTGGCTCAACTTGCTGGCTTAGTAGGAGCCCTCTGCGTCAGCTTGTATGCGATGCCTTGGCTGGGCCTGGTGATAATTCCCATGGTACCAATCTACCTGAACTTACAGCAGCGTTATCGACACGCCTCCAGAGACATCAAGCGGTTGTCAAGCAATGCAATGTCACCGCTCTACACGCACTTTACGGAGACGCTTCAGGGATTGACGACGATTAGAAGTATGCGAGCTAGTCCCAGATTTCAAAGAGACTTCCAGGTGAAGCTCGAGGAGAGCATTAAAGCCCAGTTGACACAATCGGCCGCTCAGCAATGGCTAGCTCTGCGACTCCAGCTGCTGGGAACACTTCTAGTCGGAGGAGCAGGTCTACTGGCAGCCATTACCGCCTCTCACACAACGAATCCTGGCTTGGTGGGTCTGTGCATCTCATATGCTCTCTCCATAACTGGTCAATTGGGCGATCTCCTTCATGCTGTGGCTGAAACGGAACAGGAATTGGTTGCAGTGGAGCGTATCGATCAGTATCTGCAGCTGGAGGAAGAGCAAAATGCCTCCGGAAGTGCTGAGCCTCCATTTGGTTGGCCTACCCAAGGAGTTTTGAGCTTCCGGGAGGTTCAACTAAGCTACAGAGAACACTTGGCACCTGCTTTGAGAGGTGTAACCTTCCAGACCGAAGCCTTCGAGCGGATTGGATTAGTGGGACGCACTGGAGCTGGCAAAACATCAGTCTTGGCTGCTCTCCTGCGAGTGGCACCCTTGTCCCAAGGAGAGATTCGATTGGATCAGGTGAATCTGAAAACTCTGGCTCTAAATGTGCTAAGAGAACGGATAGGGGTTATTACCCAGGAGCCCTTCCTCTTCGAGG GCACCGTGCGTGAAAATCTCGATCCGCGTCATGGTTTCCACGACTCTGAAATCTGGCATGCGATTAAGAACTCGGCAGCGGCCACACTTCTCGTCCAGCAACTGGGTGGATTAGATGGCAAAGTGGAATCGTGTGGCAACAATCTCTCCGCTGGTCAAAGGCAACTTCTCTGTTTGGCCAGGGCTCTGCTTAAAAACGCCAAGGTGGTGGCCATCGATGAGGGTACATCCAACCTGGACGACGAATCGGATCTGAGCATTCAGCAGGCCTTACGGAATGCCTTCAAGAGTTGCACACTCCTTTTCATCGCCCACCGCCTGCGCGGTCTCAATGCCATGGATCGTATAATTGTACTGGACGATGGACGGATCTGTGAGGAGGGCAAACCTCAGGAATTGGCCTCCAATAGCGCAACTATATTTCATGGAATGCTACTCGCCCAGGACATTAATCCCGAGGATTTCGTCAGACCGCATTAG